In one window of Nocardioides panacisoli DNA:
- a CDS encoding bifunctional riboflavin kinase/FAD synthetase, producing MRVWRDLAEVPADLGRTVVTIGNFDGLHRGHRHVVGRAREAAHRVGVDTVVAVTFDPHPIAVLRPDHAPSMLTTITERARLLAGAGVDDVLVIPFSREIAAWSPQEFIERILVGALHARAVVVGANFRFGHRAAGDAATLAEAGEEHDFAVDAVALDGGPQVWSSTYVRTCLAEGDVSGAAEALGRPFAVTGVVVRGDQRGRDLGYPTANVPVSPGVAVPADGVYAGWLRRADGGEELPAAISVGTNPTFAGERARSVEAYVLDRDDLDLYGVEVVVSFVERIRGMVRFDGVAELVEAMAGDVETARELLS from the coding sequence GTGCGAGTCTGGCGCGATCTGGCCGAGGTGCCCGCGGACCTCGGCCGCACCGTGGTCACCATCGGCAATTTCGACGGCCTCCACCGTGGCCACCGGCACGTCGTCGGGCGCGCTCGCGAGGCGGCGCACCGGGTCGGCGTGGACACCGTCGTCGCGGTGACCTTCGACCCGCACCCGATCGCGGTGCTGCGTCCCGACCACGCGCCGTCGATGCTGACCACGATCACCGAGCGTGCGCGGCTCCTGGCCGGGGCCGGGGTCGACGACGTGCTCGTCATCCCGTTCTCGCGCGAGATCGCCGCGTGGTCGCCGCAGGAGTTCATCGAGCGGATCCTCGTCGGCGCGCTGCACGCGCGCGCGGTCGTCGTCGGCGCCAACTTCCGCTTCGGTCATCGTGCCGCCGGTGACGCCGCCACGCTGGCGGAGGCGGGCGAGGAACACGACTTCGCCGTCGACGCCGTCGCGCTCGACGGCGGGCCGCAGGTGTGGTCCTCGACCTACGTCCGGACCTGCCTCGCCGAGGGCGACGTCTCCGGCGCCGCCGAGGCGCTCGGGCGCCCGTTCGCGGTCACCGGCGTGGTCGTCCGTGGCGACCAGCGCGGCCGCGACCTGGGCTACCCCACCGCCAACGTCCCGGTGTCGCCGGGCGTCGCGGTCCCCGCCGACGGCGTGTACGCCGGCTGGTTGCGCCGCGCGGACGGCGGGGAGGAGCTGCCCGCCGCGATCAGCGTGGGCACCAATCCCACCTTCGCCGGCGAGCGGGCCCGCAGCGTCGAGGCCTACGTCCTGGACCGCGACGACCTCGACCTCTACGGCGTCGAGGTGGTGGTCTCCTTCGTGGAGCGGATCCGCGGCATGGTGCGCT
- the truB gene encoding tRNA pseudouridine(55) synthase TruB, protein MAEAVTPGLVVVDKPAGMTSHDVVGRTRRLLGTRKVGHAGTLDPMATGVLVLGVGRATRLLGHLTLSEKSYDATIRLGARTTTDDAEGDVVTATSAEAVTDERVRAVLADFVGDLDQVPSAVSAIKVDGRRAYDRVRAGEDVTLDARPVTVHELTVASVTPPGEVVDVEISLRCSSGTYVRAIARDLGAALGVGGHLTALRRTTVGPFTLAAASDLEEPVVTPIATAARTAFPAVDLDVAQATDVRFGRKLDLDLPELSALFAPDGEFLALYRPDGGRARAVAVFAS, encoded by the coding sequence ATGGCTGAGGCGGTCACCCCCGGCCTGGTCGTGGTCGACAAGCCGGCCGGGATGACCTCCCACGACGTCGTCGGCCGGACGCGCCGCCTGTTGGGCACCCGCAAGGTCGGCCACGCCGGCACGCTGGACCCGATGGCCACCGGTGTGCTGGTGCTCGGCGTCGGGCGGGCCACGCGCCTGCTCGGACACCTCACGCTCAGTGAGAAGTCCTACGACGCCACCATCCGCCTGGGGGCGCGCACCACCACCGACGACGCCGAGGGTGACGTGGTCACCGCCACCTCCGCCGAGGCGGTCACCGACGAGCGGGTCCGCGCGGTGCTGGCGGACTTCGTCGGCGACCTCGACCAGGTGCCGTCCGCGGTCTCCGCGATCAAGGTCGACGGCCGTCGGGCCTACGACCGGGTCCGCGCGGGCGAGGACGTCACCCTCGACGCGCGTCCGGTGACCGTCCACGAGCTCACGGTGGCGTCGGTGACGCCGCCGGGTGAGGTCGTCGACGTCGAGATCTCGCTGCGCTGCTCCAGCGGCACCTACGTCCGCGCGATCGCCCGCGACCTCGGCGCCGCGCTCGGCGTCGGCGGGCACCTGACGGCGCTGCGGCGTACGACGGTCGGGCCGTTCACGCTCGCGGCCGCCAGCGACCTCGAGGAGCCGGTGGTGACCCCGATCGCCACGGCGGCACGGACGGCGTTCCCGGCGGTCGACCTCGACGTCGCGCAGGCGACCGACGTGCGGTTCGGCCGCAAGCTCGACCTCGACCTGCCCGAGCTGTCGGCGCTGTTCGCGCCCGACGGTGAGTTCCTCGCGCTCTACCGGCCCGACGGTGGCCGGGCGCGCGCCGTCGCGGTCTTCGCCTCGTGA
- the rbfA gene encoding 30S ribosome-binding factor RbfA, whose translation MTSPRVRKVADRIQVIVAELLERRIKDPRLGFVTVTDVRLTGDTQQATVYYTVLGEDADQEATAAALASARGMIRSEVSRQLGMRHAPTVDFEYDGVPANARHVDEVLARAKESDAAVAAAREGKAPAGEADPYRKPREDDEAVSDEAVSDEDG comes from the coding sequence ATGACCAGTCCGCGGGTCCGCAAGGTCGCGGACCGCATCCAGGTGATCGTGGCGGAGCTGCTGGAGCGGCGGATCAAGGATCCGCGGCTCGGCTTCGTCACGGTCACCGACGTCCGCCTCACCGGCGACACCCAGCAGGCCACGGTGTACTACACCGTCCTGGGGGAGGACGCCGACCAGGAGGCGACCGCTGCCGCACTGGCCTCGGCCCGGGGCATGATCCGCTCCGAGGTCAGCCGGCAGCTGGGGATGCGGCACGCCCCCACGGTCGACTTCGAGTACGACGGTGTTCCGGCCAATGCGCGTCACGTCGACGAGGTGCTGGCCCGGGCGAAGGAGTCCGACGCCGCCGTTGCCGCTGCCCGGGAGGGCAAGGCGCCGGCGGGGGAGGCCGACCCGTACCGCAAGCCCCGCGAGGACGACGAGGCCGTGTCCGACGAGGCCGTGTCCGACGAGGATGGCTGA
- the infB gene encoding translation initiation factor IF-2 encodes MAKTRVHELAKEFGVESKFVLEKFKEMGEFVKSASSTVELPAEMRFRKEYGEKLKTEQSAEPAAEKPAKKAAAKKAPAKKAAAKKAPAKKAAAKKTAEPAPDDAPDAPEATEATAEEIPETPAAEEPAAPPAPKPGPKPGPPAEPKGEEPPKPGPTPGPKPKAPAPRPVGKPKGTPRPGNNPFASSQGMGRRPAPRRDGGAPAGGAGGERRGPRPEGGQGGRPGSMPRPNPAMMPKSPAAFGSGPGGKPGPGRGRGPGRGGPGGGPGGPGGPPGRGGPGGPRGFRGRGGRGQTQGAFGRPGGPARRGRKSKRARRQEFEAMEAPSIGGVRVRKGNGETVRIPRGSSLTDFAEKIGVDAAALVQMLFHLGEMVTATESVGDETLELLGEELNYQVQVVSPEDEDRELLESFDIEFGADEGGEEDMVVRPPVVTVMGHVDHGKTKLLDALRNANMVDAEAGGITQHIGAYQVHTEVEGADRRITLIDTPGHEAFTAMRARGAQATDIAVLVVAADDGVMPQTIEALNHAKAADVPIVVAVNKIDKPGADPQKVRGELSEYGIVPEEYGGETMYVDVSAKAGQGLDELLEAVVLTADASLDLLANPTQEAQGLVVEAHLDRGRGPVATVLVQRGTLRVGESIVAGPAHGRVRAMLDEHGQQIQQADPSRPALVLGLSAVPGAGQNFIVVDDDKVARQIAEKREARERAAQQAKRRARRTLEEFMAAAEKGETQELNLILKGDVSGSVEALEDALSKIEVGDEVSIRVIDRGVGAITKANVDLAAASDATIIGFNVRPEGKVSELADAEGVEIRFYSVIYQAIEEIEAALKGMLKPVYEEVTLGQAEIRALFKSSKVGNIAGCMVTSGLIKRKAKVRLIRDSAVVADNLDLLSLRREKDDVSEVREGFECGLVIRNYGDIKEGDVVEAFEMKEIPRV; translated from the coding sequence GTGGCCAAGACCCGAGTCCATGAACTCGCCAAGGAGTTCGGAGTCGAGAGCAAGTTCGTTCTCGAGAAGTTCAAGGAGATGGGGGAGTTCGTCAAGTCGGCGAGCTCGACCGTCGAGCTTCCCGCAGAGATGCGGTTCCGCAAGGAGTACGGCGAGAAGCTGAAGACGGAGCAGTCCGCCGAGCCGGCCGCCGAGAAGCCGGCCAAGAAGGCCGCGGCGAAGAAGGCTCCCGCCAAGAAGGCCGCCGCGAAGAAGGCGCCGGCCAAGAAGGCCGCGGCGAAGAAGACCGCCGAGCCGGCGCCCGACGACGCCCCCGACGCCCCCGAGGCGACCGAGGCCACCGCCGAGGAGATCCCGGAGACCCCTGCTGCCGAGGAGCCGGCGGCTCCGCCGGCGCCCAAGCCGGGCCCGAAGCCCGGCCCGCCGGCCGAGCCCAAGGGCGAGGAGCCCCCGAAGCCCGGCCCCACCCCGGGCCCCAAGCCCAAGGCGCCCGCTCCCCGTCCGGTCGGCAAGCCCAAGGGCACGCCGCGTCCGGGCAACAACCCGTTCGCGTCCAGTCAGGGCATGGGCCGTCGCCCGGCCCCGCGCCGCGACGGTGGTGCCCCCGCGGGCGGAGCCGGCGGCGAGCGTCGCGGTCCGCGTCCCGAGGGCGGCCAGGGCGGCCGTCCGGGCAGCATGCCGCGTCCCAACCCGGCGATGATGCCCAAGTCCCCGGCGGCCTTCGGCTCCGGTCCCGGCGGCAAGCCGGGTCCGGGCCGTGGCCGTGGTCCCGGTCGCGGTGGCCCCGGCGGCGGACCGGGCGGTCCCGGTGGCCCTCCGGGTCGCGGTGGACCCGGTGGCCCGCGCGGCTTCCGCGGTCGCGGCGGCCGTGGCCAGACCCAGGGTGCGTTCGGACGCCCCGGCGGTCCGGCGCGCCGTGGTCGCAAGTCCAAGCGGGCGCGTCGCCAGGAGTTCGAGGCCATGGAGGCCCCGTCGATCGGCGGCGTGCGGGTCCGCAAGGGCAACGGCGAGACGGTCCGCATCCCGCGGGGCTCCTCGCTGACCGACTTCGCCGAGAAGATCGGTGTCGACGCCGCAGCGCTGGTGCAGATGCTCTTCCACCTCGGCGAGATGGTGACCGCCACCGAGTCCGTCGGTGACGAGACCCTCGAGCTGCTCGGCGAAGAGCTGAACTACCAGGTCCAGGTCGTCTCGCCCGAGGACGAGGACCGGGAACTGCTGGAGTCCTTCGACATCGAGTTCGGCGCCGACGAGGGCGGCGAGGAGGACATGGTCGTCCGGCCGCCGGTCGTGACCGTCATGGGTCACGTCGACCACGGCAAGACCAAGCTCCTCGACGCTCTGCGCAACGCCAACATGGTCGACGCCGAGGCCGGGGGCATCACCCAGCACATCGGCGCCTACCAGGTGCACACCGAGGTCGAGGGCGCGGACCGGCGCATCACGCTGATCGACACCCCCGGTCACGAGGCGTTCACCGCCATGCGTGCCCGTGGTGCCCAGGCCACCGACATCGCCGTGCTGGTGGTGGCCGCCGACGACGGCGTGATGCCGCAGACCATCGAGGCGCTCAACCACGCCAAGGCGGCCGACGTCCCGATCGTGGTCGCGGTCAACAAGATCGACAAGCCCGGTGCGGACCCGCAGAAGGTCCGTGGCGAGCTGTCCGAGTACGGCATCGTGCCCGAGGAGTACGGCGGCGAGACGATGTACGTCGACGTCTCGGCCAAGGCGGGCCAGGGCCTCGACGAGCTGCTGGAGGCGGTCGTGCTGACCGCCGACGCCTCGCTGGACCTGCTCGCCAACCCGACCCAGGAGGCCCAGGGCCTCGTGGTGGAGGCGCACCTGGACCGCGGTCGCGGTCCGGTGGCCACGGTGCTGGTGCAGCGCGGCACGCTCCGGGTGGGCGAGTCGATCGTCGCCGGTCCGGCCCACGGGCGCGTCCGGGCGATGCTCGACGAGCACGGCCAGCAGATCCAGCAGGCCGACCCGTCCCGTCCTGCGCTCGTGCTCGGCCTCTCCGCCGTGCCGGGTGCCGGCCAGAACTTCATCGTGGTCGACGACGACAAGGTCGCCCGGCAGATCGCGGAGAAGCGTGAGGCACGGGAGCGCGCGGCCCAGCAGGCCAAGCGTCGCGCACGTCGTACGCTCGAGGAGTTCATGGCGGCCGCCGAGAAGGGCGAGACCCAAGAGCTCAACCTCATCCTCAAGGGCGACGTGTCCGGTTCGGTCGAGGCCCTCGAGGACGCGCTGAGCAAGATCGAGGTCGGCGACGAGGTGTCGATCCGCGTGATCGACCGCGGCGTCGGTGCGATCACCAAGGCCAACGTCGACCTGGCGGCGGCATCGGACGCCACGATCATCGGCTTCAACGTCCGGCCGGAGGGCAAGGTCTCCGAGCTGGCCGACGCCGAGGGTGTGGAGATCCGGTTCTACTCCGTCATCTACCAGGCGATCGAGGAGATCGAGGCCGCGCTCAAGGGCATGCTCAAGCCGGTCTACGAGGAGGTCACCCTCGGTCAGGCGGAGATCCGGGCGCTGTTCAAGTCCTCCAAGGTCGGCAACATCGCCGGTTGCATGGTCACCAGTGGCCTGATCAAGCGCAAGGCCAAGGTGCGCCTCATCCGCGACAGTGCCGTGGTGGCCGACAACCTCGACCTGCTGTCGCTGCGCCGGGAGAAGGACGACGTGTCCGAGGTCCGCGAGGGCTTCGAGTGCGGTCTGGTCATCCGGAACTACGGCGACATCAAGGAGGGCGACGTCGTCGAGGCGTTCGAGATGAAGGAGATCCCGCGGGTATGA
- a CDS encoding YlxR family protein, protein MARRSEPVRSGPVRTCLGCRTRAAKHELLRVTAEPAEDGGAVVLPDPSGTAPGRGAHLHPTTECYDLAVRRKAFPRALRLAGGSSSAPVGEHLAARPVPDHHSSDRPTQNRSSSS, encoded by the coding sequence GTGGCACGTCGAAGCGAACCTGTCCGGTCCGGACCCGTCCGGACCTGCCTCGGTTGTCGGACGCGTGCAGCCAAGCACGAGTTGTTGCGGGTGACCGCGGAACCGGCCGAGGACGGCGGAGCAGTCGTCCTCCCGGACCCGTCGGGCACCGCACCCGGACGTGGGGCGCACCTGCATCCCACGACCGAGTGTTACGACCTCGCGGTGCGGCGGAAGGCCTTCCCCCGAGCCCTCAGGCTCGCCGGTGGGTCCTCCAGCGCACCGGTGGGGGAGCACCTCGCAGCCCGACCCGTGCCCGACCATCACAGCAGTGACCGACCGACACAGAACCGGAGCAGCAGCTCATGA
- a CDS encoding S1C family serine protease, with protein MTTPEAPRPQYSSSYPPPPPPAAPAPARRRGPVLIGIAAAATGAVLGAALAAPVAWVVADHTLTSTSAGDELVEGADGQDGPRGITPEWGQGQSPDLPGTTNSSSFEDATEEESTGVMLIDVAANGSRGAGTGWVVDDSGLVVTNYHVVSGSNEVRATDAATGDSWTASVVGHDAEADVALLQLEDADDLTEVTLDDDGDPAVGDDVTAVGNASGQGFLSASDGAVVGLGQDIETTNPATGATSPLSGLIQTDARVVQGFSGGVLIDDEDEVVGITTAASAGRGAAQSYAVPIEDALDIVDQIRADDESGSVQIGPGAYLGISVAGNGQVRVQGVQEDGAAAEAGLEPGSTITGLDGQDVTDFARLQEILRGLEPGDTTTLTWTGPGGAQQDASITLGESPQN; from the coding sequence ATGACCACTCCCGAGGCACCCCGCCCGCAGTACTCCTCGTCGTACCCGCCCCCGCCGCCACCCGCGGCGCCGGCGCCCGCGCGACGGCGCGGTCCGGTGCTGATCGGGATCGCGGCGGCCGCCACGGGGGCAGTCCTCGGCGCCGCACTCGCCGCCCCGGTGGCGTGGGTCGTCGCGGACCACACGCTGACCTCGACCTCGGCCGGCGATGAGCTCGTCGAGGGCGCCGACGGTCAGGACGGGCCCCGGGGCATCACCCCCGAGTGGGGACAGGGCCAGTCCCCGGACCTCCCCGGGACGACCAACTCCTCCTCCTTCGAGGACGCGACCGAGGAGGAGTCGACGGGCGTGATGCTGATCGACGTCGCGGCCAACGGCAGCCGCGGGGCCGGCACCGGGTGGGTCGTGGACGACTCCGGACTCGTCGTGACGAACTACCACGTCGTCTCGGGCAGCAACGAGGTCCGGGCCACCGACGCCGCCACGGGCGACTCCTGGACCGCCTCGGTCGTGGGCCACGACGCCGAGGCCGACGTGGCGCTGCTCCAGCTGGAGGACGCCGACGACCTGACCGAGGTCACGCTCGACGACGACGGCGACCCGGCCGTCGGCGACGACGTGACGGCGGTCGGCAACGCCTCGGGCCAGGGCTTCCTGTCCGCCTCCGACGGCGCGGTGGTCGGACTCGGGCAGGACATCGAGACCACCAACCCCGCCACCGGCGCGACCTCGCCGCTGAGCGGACTGATCCAGACCGACGCCCGCGTCGTACAGGGCTTCTCCGGAGGCGTGCTGATCGACGACGAGGACGAGGTCGTCGGCATCACCACGGCGGCCTCGGCCGGCCGTGGGGCCGCGCAGAGCTACGCGGTGCCGATCGAGGACGCACTGGACATCGTGGACCAGATCCGGGCCGACGACGAGTCGGGCTCGGTGCAGATCGGCCCCGGTGCCTACCTCGGCATCAGCGTGGCCGGCAACGGCCAGGTCCGGGTGCAGGGTGTGCAGGAGGACGGTGCCGCAGCGGAGGCCGGGCTCGAGCCCGGCTCGACCATCACCGGCCTCGACGGTCAGGACGTGACCGACTTCGCCCGACTGCAGGAGATCCTGCGCGGACTCGAGCCGGGCGACACCACGACCCTCACGTGGACCGGGCCCGGCGGCGCGCAGCAGGACGCCTCCATCACGCTGGGCGAGTCGCCCCAGAACTGA
- the nusA gene encoding transcription termination factor NusA: MDIDMRILRMMEQEKEIKFEVLVEAIEQALLTAYQKSPGARPDARVELDRKSGHVRVLAPERDAEGEEIGEYDDTPEGFGRIAATTAKQIMMQRLRDAEDEVRFGEFSGKEGDIVSGIIQQGRNPDDVLVDLGRMEALLPLSERVPDEDYSHGTRIKCLVVSVRKGMRGPQVTLSRSHPHLVQKLFALEVPEIADGTVEIAAIAREAGHRTKIAVRSTAAGVNPKGACIGPMGQRVRNVMSELGGEKIDIVDWSEDPRELVSNALSPARVSEVSVVDEAAKSARVVVPDFQLSLAIGKEGQNARLAARLTGWRIDIHSDEEA; encoded by the coding sequence ATGGACATCGACATGCGGATCCTGCGGATGATGGAGCAGGAGAAGGAGATCAAGTTCGAGGTCCTCGTCGAGGCCATCGAGCAAGCGCTCCTCACGGCGTACCAGAAGAGCCCCGGCGCGCGTCCCGACGCCCGCGTCGAGCTGGACCGCAAGAGCGGCCACGTGCGCGTGCTCGCCCCCGAGCGCGACGCCGAGGGCGAGGAGATCGGCGAGTACGACGACACCCCGGAGGGGTTCGGCCGGATCGCTGCCACCACCGCGAAGCAGATCATGATGCAGCGCCTCCGAGACGCCGAGGACGAGGTGCGCTTCGGCGAGTTCTCCGGCAAGGAGGGCGACATCGTCTCCGGCATCATCCAGCAGGGGCGCAACCCCGACGACGTCCTGGTCGACCTGGGGCGCATGGAGGCGCTGCTGCCGCTGAGCGAGCGGGTCCCGGACGAGGACTACAGCCACGGCACCCGCATCAAGTGCCTGGTGGTGTCGGTCCGCAAGGGCATGCGCGGTCCGCAGGTGACACTGTCACGCTCCCACCCGCACCTGGTGCAGAAGCTCTTCGCGCTGGAGGTGCCCGAGATCGCCGACGGGACCGTCGAGATCGCCGCCATCGCGCGCGAGGCGGGCCACCGGACCAAGATCGCGGTGCGGTCGACCGCTGCCGGGGTCAACCCCAAGGGTGCCTGCATCGGCCCGATGGGACAGCGCGTGCGCAACGTGATGTCCGAGCTGGGCGGGGAGAAGATCGACATCGTCGACTGGTCCGAGGACCCCCGCGAGCTGGTCTCCAACGCGCTCTCGCCCGCGCGGGTGAGCGAGGTCAGCGTCGTGGACGAAGCGGCCAAGTCGGCGCGCGTGGTCGTCCCCGACTTCCAGCTCTCCCTGGCCATCGGCAAGGAGGGGCAGAACGCCCGCCTCGCCGCGCGCCTCACCGGGTGGCGCATCGACATCCACTCCGACGAGGAGGCGTGA
- the rimP gene encoding ribosome maturation factor RimP, which produces MSSNQRPGNRAAAQIEEITAALTDPLSELDMDVEAVELTPAGKRRILRVAVDADGGVTLDDVAAATKAVEQVIDGSDVMGEQPYTLEVTSRGVDRPLTQPRHWRRSRGRLVKVTLQQGDVVEGRIVSSDGERVRLDVDGTEREIAYAEVAKAFVQIEFNRKGQA; this is translated from the coding sequence ATGAGTTCGAACCAGCGACCGGGCAACCGGGCCGCGGCGCAGATCGAGGAGATCACCGCGGCCCTGACCGACCCGCTCTCGGAGCTGGACATGGATGTCGAGGCCGTCGAGTTGACCCCGGCCGGCAAGCGCCGGATCCTGCGCGTGGCCGTCGACGCCGACGGCGGTGTCACGCTCGACGACGTCGCGGCGGCGACCAAGGCCGTCGAGCAGGTGATCGACGGTTCCGACGTCATGGGCGAGCAGCCCTACACCCTCGAGGTGACCTCCCGCGGGGTCGACCGCCCCCTGACGCAGCCCCGCCACTGGCGCCGCAGCCGCGGCCGTCTGGTCAAGGTGACGTTGCAGCAGGGGGACGTCGTCGAGGGCCGCATCGTGTCCTCCGACGGGGAGCGGGTGCGTCTCGACGTCGACGGCACCGAGCGGGAGATCGCCTACGCCGAGGTGGCCAAGGCGTTCGTGCAGATCGAATTCAATCGGAAGGGCCAGGCCTGA
- a CDS encoding DUF4439 domain-containing protein: MSAVALQEALAAEHAAIFLHSALGARTSRSDAPDLAEALTAAYRVHLQRRSRLIARLDQLGADPIAAEPGYRIPADLNGTGAVRRRALRVERDCAATYAHLVATTTGTDRDLGISWLVDAATRELDFGGKPRRLPGL, translated from the coding sequence ATGAGTGCCGTCGCGCTGCAGGAAGCGTTGGCCGCCGAGCACGCCGCGATCTTCCTGCACAGCGCCCTCGGGGCCCGGACCTCGCGCTCGGACGCTCCCGACCTGGCCGAGGCGCTCACCGCCGCCTACCGCGTGCACCTGCAGCGACGGTCGCGCCTGATCGCCCGGCTCGACCAGCTCGGCGCGGACCCGATCGCCGCCGAGCCCGGCTACCGGATCCCGGCCGACCTCAACGGCACCGGCGCCGTACGCCGCCGCGCGCTGCGGGTCGAGCGCGACTGCGCGGCGACGTATGCACACCTGGTGGCGACGACCACCGGCACCGACCGGGACCTGGGCATCTCGTGGCTGGTCGACGCCGCCACACGGGAGCTGGACTTCGGCGGCAAGCCACGACGGCTGCCCGGCCTGTGA
- a CDS encoding HAD family hydrolase, with the protein MASTGIDAVIFDWGGTLTRWHDIDFHAESLALAHAVAATPTGADDHHAWAARLHEAGAEVWRRSRDEQRSARIDDLFDAAGLDHDPALLSAYYEFWEPHTLTDPDVRPLWESLRGDGIRVGVLSNTIWPRAWHRDFFARDGVLDLIDGDVYTSEVPWTKPSPRAFEAAMEAAGATDATRCVYVGDRLYDDVWGAQQAGMRAVHVPHSSIPASQIGHTEGEPDAVIDRLADLHAVVRDWT; encoded by the coding sequence ATGGCGAGCACCGGCATCGACGCGGTCATCTTCGACTGGGGCGGCACCCTCACCCGCTGGCACGACATCGACTTCCACGCCGAGTCACTGGCGTTGGCGCACGCGGTGGCGGCCACCCCGACCGGGGCCGATGACCACCACGCGTGGGCGGCCCGGCTGCACGAGGCCGGTGCCGAGGTCTGGCGCCGCAGCCGTGACGAGCAGCGCAGCGCCCGCATCGACGACCTCTTCGACGCGGCCGGCCTGGACCACGATCCCGCCCTGCTCAGTGCCTATTACGAGTTCTGGGAGCCACACACCCTCACCGACCCGGACGTGCGACCCCTGTGGGAGTCGCTGCGCGGCGACGGCATCCGTGTCGGTGTCCTCTCCAACACCATCTGGCCGCGTGCCTGGCACCGTGACTTCTTCGCCCGCGACGGTGTGCTGGACCTGATCGACGGCGACGTCTACACCAGCGAGGTGCCGTGGACGAAGCCGTCACCGCGGGCGTTCGAGGCCGCGATGGAGGCCGCGGGCGCGACGGACGCGACCCGGTGCGTGTACGTCGGGGACCGGCTCTACGACGACGTGTGGGGAGCACAGCAGGCCGGGATGCGCGCGGTCCACGTGCCGCACAGCAGCATCCCCGCCTCCCAGATCGGGCACACCGAGGGCGAGCCCGACGCCGTCATCGACCGACTGGCCGACCTCCACGCCGTGGTGCGCGACTGGACCTGA
- a CDS encoding GNAT family N-acetyltransferase yields the protein MSVPATIRTERLLLRPYVHADAPRVLDIHSRMEVIRWLSNPPFVPMADLDAARAWIDRSRDKPHPARTLAIEVHDGGPRDGTVAGSVAVSRLERIEGGHVGEHEVGWHLHPDCTGHGYVTEAATALLDRVLGGGELGEVWCDMYADNAPSVAVARRLGLADRGVIDDDPWYGGPSRLFHVSAADWRGR from the coding sequence GTGAGCGTGCCGGCGACGATCCGGACCGAGCGACTGCTGCTGCGGCCCTACGTCCACGCCGACGCGCCGCGGGTCCTCGACATCCATTCGCGGATGGAGGTGATCCGCTGGCTGTCCAACCCGCCGTTCGTGCCGATGGCCGACCTCGACGCGGCGCGGGCCTGGATCGACCGGTCCCGGGACAAGCCGCACCCGGCGAGGACGCTCGCGATCGAGGTCCACGACGGCGGGCCGCGCGACGGCACGGTGGCCGGGTCGGTCGCCGTCAGTCGGCTCGAGCGGATCGAGGGCGGCCACGTGGGGGAGCACGAGGTCGGGTGGCACCTGCACCCCGACTGCACCGGCCACGGCTACGTGACCGAGGCCGCGACGGCGCTGCTCGACCGCGTGCTGGGCGGCGGTGAGCTCGGTGAGGTGTGGTGCGACATGTACGCCGACAACGCGCCGTCGGTCGCGGTCGCGCGTCGCCTCGGACTCGCGGACCGCGGCGTCATCGACGACGACCCCTGGTACGGCGGCCCGAGCCGGCTCTTCCACGTCTCGGCGGCCGACTGGCGCGGGCGTTAG